The nucleotide sequence TACTGGCAGATAAATCATGGATAAAAATTTAAAAGAAATTGAATGTGAAATTGCTGCTCTAAAAATTGTTATCAAATCTTTACTTTCCACGCTAAATGATAAACAACGAAGAGATATGTTGGGCAATATATCTATAGTGCTTGAGGATACATCTAACAAATACCCTCAGCTTAATGAAGTTATTAACTTAACTGAGCAATATGTGAAAAAG is from Proteus columbae and encodes:
- a CDS encoding sigma-S stabilization anti-adapter protein IraP, which produces MDKNLKEIECEIAALKIVIKSLLSTLNDKQRRDMLGNISIVLEDTSNKYPQLNEVINLTEQYVKKLIQT